The DNA sequence TGCTGGATGAGCTGGCCTTCCTGAAGCGCCTCTGTGAGAGTGAGATCGCAGAGCTGCAGGCCCAAATACAGTACAGCGCCGATGTATCAGTGGAGATGGAGATCACCAAGCCCgacctgtctgctgctctccgTGACATCCGAGTCCAGTACGAGAAGCTGGCGCAACAAAACCTTCAAGCGGCCGAAGACTGGTTCTGCAGCAAGATGAATGTGATGACAGTCAGCGCCACTCGCAACACAGATAGTGCACGTTCTGCCAAAGATGAGGCTGGAGATTACCGCCGGCTCCTCAAGTCCAAGACGCTGGAGATCGACGCCTGCCGCGAGATGAATCACGCACTGGAAAACCAACTGCAGGAAGTGGAGGCGAAGCAGAGCGCTGAGATCTCTGCACTGCAGGTGAGGAATAGGCCGCAAACTTCTCAGTGTGCTTTGTATGATGAAATCATTTCTCTATATTTCTATGTTTATGGCAATTAAGAGAAGTCTGACTGCCAGTTAGTTCACTCGCAGTGACCCCACAGATAAACTGTCAGTTCTGTTCCACTAACATGTTCATGTATCTTCTGCCTACAGGATACAATCGGTCAGCTGGAGGATGAGCTGAGAGCAAACAAGAACGACATGGCTCGTTACTTGAAAGATTATCAGGACCTCTTGAATGTGAAGATGGCCTTGGATATTGAAATCGCAGCCTACCGGTGAGTGTTTTCTAAAACTGTGTGATTTAAATGATTCCCACCAAAATTGAGCATCTCTTTTCCTTGCGATATGTGTCTTATTTTGTTAGGAAACTcctggaaggagaggagaatcGCTTGAATGTGGCAGCACCGGGATCTTTCATGTACGCTGCTCCGTCCTATGGAAGATCACAGTTCTCCTTCCAGTCTCAGCTGAGCTCTGCAGCTCCGTACCTGCTGAGCAGTCGCCTGTACACTTCATCGCTCTCCACAGAGGAGACAATATCCGCAAGCAAAGCACAGCAGGCGGAGGCCAGCCCTCctaaagaggaggagcaggaggaggaagaagagcaggtcgaagaggaagagaaggaggaagaggagcagggagaagaagaggaggcagaggcacaggcagaggaggatcagggagaagagggggaagaagaggaggctgaggcggaagaaaaagaggaggaaaaagaagagggagaggaagaggcagaaggAGAAGGTTAGTGTGGTCAAATTTGTTGAATTGATTTGTGTGTGGTGGTAAACTAATTCTAACTTTTCTCCATCCTCACATGAAGAAGGTGAGGCAGAggctggagagaaagaagaggctGGAGAGAAAGGAGACGAGggggacggaggagaggagggagaggctcAAGAAGAGGAGGACGCTGAGAAGAAAGAGGACGAGGGTGATGACGAGGGTgagaaggtggaggaagaacctgacaaagaagaagagggggaggctaaagagaaagatggaaaaaagacagataagaAAGTTTAAATATGAGTGCTTTAAAAATAACCTGCTAGCTCTGTAGCTGAAGGATGTCTTCTCTGGTGCTCTCAGAGATGTTTGTCACATTCAAACCAAACGAAAAGCTCTTGAAATCAGAAGACAACATGTCGGTGAATAAATCGCCTGAGTGACTCACAGCATGTACGCTCACTCTaccagcaaagaaaacaaacagctaatCAGTAAATTGATGAAGACAGAATGTGACAAGTGTCGCAGGTAGAAATTCTGCTTTGTGGAGATTTGTTTGCAAACACCTTTGTGCTTTACTGTCACCAACACATGCCTGAacaactgtctgtgtgtgcaatAACCCAGTTTGAAATGCCTTACTAAGTCCTCACTGAGTGCTTTAAATAAGTCTTTAAATGTGCTGCGTTGAGCCTGAATAAAGCCTTGTCAACCTGGAGCTGGCGTCTGGCTTTTTCACGTCTACTTGGAACTGTTCTAATGACTGTCAGTCACATTAagcatgaataaacacattggcagaaaaacatatttcatgtcCAAACTCAAGCAGGATATATATAGTTCTTACTTGCTAATCGGCCGAGGCTCCATTTCAGAcggagttaaaaacaaaaatgttcttttctcaCTAGGATGTTAATGGAAACAGCACATAGATGGCAGCCAGACAGCCCTTATTGATAAATCACACCACAATTAAGtacagtggggaaaaaaaacatcacgtCAAATAGTATAAAGCTTCACATTTTCTACATGATGGCCAATAAAGTATACCAGAAGTTTGGTGTAGAAGAAATGAGTTACAGTAGCgtttctgtctttatctgaAGTCAGCAGGTCgtctctgtcctgtgtgtgtgatcagcgAGCTGACGCCggtgtttttcctgctgcctCACCCTCGTCCACATCACTGTCCATAAATCAGGGTGCACTGAAACCTTTATGACTCAGCCGGTCTGCTGCACCAAAGAACCTGGCTAAGTGTCAAATCACGCAGGACAGCAacagagagcgaggaagaggaagagcaatttcattatttcaatggggagagagggagagagtgagagagacagagagagattaaggaggaatcagagagagagagagagaaaagactcACTGCACTAAACCTTGACAGAGGACGGGCTGTTATTTACCCAGTAAAGAGGCTCAGAGTCCAGAGGCGTCCTCGAGGCATCAGCAGAGATGCAATCCCAATCACACAGATgaaccctgaacacacacacacacacacacacacacacacacacacacacacacacacaccatatctcagatacacaaacacacacaggagtggaTGTGGCGCGTGAGGATCTGTTTGATGTTTCTGAAACACACTTTGAAATATTGCATCAACCTTTAATTAAGTATTCACATAATGACTCTTTGCGCACGCGTCACGTACGAGCACATCTTGTgtgtggcagagaaaatgcCCCAGTCTTTATTcaacctccttctcctctccctctccctctccatcctccttgTCCTCGGTTTACCTCCGCCCCGAGCTAAACTgcaccaccctcctccttctgttgCTCTCCGTCGCTACAGAAGGAGCCATTCCAGAGGAGCACTCAATTTAATCATCCTAAATTATACTTTGCAATGGATTTGGCCTTGCTCAGACACACCTCTGAGCACTCAAAGAGACAGCAAtactgttaatgttttattattgattaaagGTACGGTCACAATGTAGTATTGGTTGgatcttaaaggaacagtttgcaGAAAACGAAAGACGTGTGGAAAAGGCattctggagtttcacagcaaaggCGACGTGGCATTCTCCcgagtctccagctgcttcagttgtttagctgAAAGCTGCAACTCAACTCTgctgtggagctccagaaatgttttgtggactacgacactttACCCGAAGTGCagaaaaagtaaagtaaatcaCTTTTGGTGAAGTTTTCCTTTAATGCACTCACCACCTTGCAGACAGGATGATTAAGTCATGATTGAGCTCCTCTCAACAGTTACAGTAAACCACAGCAGGATATATAAAACTTCTTCATGGTGCTCATGTGTATCATCCATCTTGTTGCACACAGCTACGGGAGGCTTtcaaggctgtgtgtgtgcgtttgtacagtgtttgtgtgtgtgtgtgtgtgtgtgtgtgtgtgtgtgtgtgtgtgtgtgtgtgtgcgtgtgtgtgtgtatgaacactgtgtgtgtgcatctcagGGCATGATGGGACACAGATCTCCTGTAAAGGTGGCATATCAAAGCAAAGCCGCATTATTTTTACCACATTTCATCGCTCAGATATTGAGTTTCATCCTTCATTTCATCCGTCACATTCGGGACGGGAACAGACCGGGATATAAATCTTATAACTCCCTCTCCCTGTTGTGGGCCTACACTGTGTCAGACGGAGAGAGAACCATCAGCGAGGCCCGCCGAGACCTCCCAAACGCTCCATCctttgatgaaaaacaaagagctgaagaTGCAGCGCGAGACATCGGCAGCAGATGGTTTcctctgaaaaaagaaagacgaaTAAGCACCAATACAGTAACCCAAAATAGAGATAtctagtctgtgtgtttgacatcTACATTCAGGTTATTATAGCATTACAGGAAACCTCATGCAGTACAAGACTGTGTCATTACATTTCAacacaatcaccagaataaatgttgggagcggatgtttctgcaaaccacagatatgttgagaCTTTACATGTCTTCACGCTTTATCTTGTGACATGCTGCTATTGGTTTGAGCTAACTGCGATCTCTAGACCTCCCGATATGAGAGCAAgggtgtaaacatgtgaacgcgtcagtggtttgcagaaacgtaaactgacaacattttattccgTGACTAGGCTGTGAAATCTTTGTTGTTATTACTGACGctacatgcacacaaaataacaaacaatagaCAAtaattgataaataatcatcagttttTGGGTGAGAGAAAAGCTCTTCATGGTTgagagttcaggagtctcacagcctgtcCGGCCGTctggcagcagggtgagcagactgtggctgggtggatGTTGTCTTTCAGTATCCTTTGTGCTCTGTGCAGGCGTCTTACTGCAGATCAAATCATATTAGTTTTATTCAAATAGCCCTGAAATCACGATCACGTTGGCTCAGCAGTTTGAATCACCAGCTGTAGAGACTTCCTGCCAGAccagcagactacagagcagcttctgtcctcaggctgagactcctgaactcatcctcgACATCCCATCATcaatatcttctttttttttgcttgtgtgcatgttgcTTTGACATTTCTAATATGTGTCACAATATATCTtaatgacctgactttcatctgaggaagcagaagaggtggtggaggagttaCAGACGAGAAgtatgaaaccactggatatttaaaaaaaaaaaaaaaaaaaaaaaacagatctctGGACGATTTCCAGTTGTTGTGGCGACCAGAAGGAAGTACTTTAAGTCGAAACGATGTTTTCCGAACCCCAACCAAGaggtttttgtgcctgaacctgactaaaacaaaagcacagcGCCGTcccaacataaaatacaaaaggaaacacaaagaaatctaaagtttcagcatatctgtggtttgcagaaaagtacaATCACATTTgttctggcgattgggttgcAAACGAGCCGTTCCAGGCTGAGATGTTTCCCAGGATGCTTTTTGTTGCTCCACTTCAAAAGCTGACAAAAACTTGGAACAGGACTTTAGCTTTCTTAAATTTCCCTAAGAAGAAGAGATTTTTCTCTCACACTTATTTCACAAATGCTGGGGAGGAAAAAGGACCAGTCGGCCCCGCTGACCTTCAACTCCTCCTAGATTTTAACAGCACATTGTGTAAAGTGTGTCTTCGTCATGAGTCATGAATCAATGAATCATAGTctacacagagaaaataatacTCCATCACAACAAAGACATATTACATTTCACGAGGACGGAGGATACAGCCATGTTCTGTTCTTCAAACCAGAGCTGCACTGCGCGGCATCGCTGGTTGTTATTTGGTTCTGTGCTCAGACTGCGTGATAACCTTGACAACCAAATTGATGCTGAGGTGAAACGCTGCACCAGAATGCAtctgtaatccaaaaaacattttgcataaTGAAAACTGGAGGGAAATGTTTTCCATGTCTTTGGAAAGAAGATGAttcaccttctcctcctgtcgCGTCCTgattatgttatgttattatgttgtttttttttccaggtttgaGGTGGATATGCTCGCTCTTCTCAGACAGCTCAGGCTGCAGTCCAGACAGCGAGGGTGGTCACgctgcagtctgtctgtttgGTCGTCGCACAGCCACGCTTTTGTCTCCACAAAGAAAAGGACGTCTCAGATAAGAGCTGTGGCTCCCTCTGCTGATCTGGGAGAATCACCTAATTAAAAAGGCTGTGCTGAATGAGCCTTCACATTTGCctggaagacagcagacagagcCTATTTCATTTAGAGATGTGGCACTCTGGCTCTAAAAATAGACGTTCGCTTTCTCCTGGTGTACACATAGCTACAGTTTTCAGATGGCCTTTTGTACCCGCTACAGGGGCACAAAGGATGCTTCACTGAGTCATATGGAGACAAATGCAGGAGCCTCAGGCCACATCCACGGCCGTGAATCACAACCTGGAAATGAGATGTTAGACTTGTGGGTATAATATGCTCACCCTGACTCACCTGAGGACCGTGATCATATcaaacaaaaattcaaagtcattatctgctcacccctGTGCCGATGGAAGGTCGGCTGAAGTTCTACGGGCCACGACACATCTCTGGAGCCCTGCTGCgaaaacagcgttgcagctttctgctaaacaactgagATTaaatgtaatccaagtctcttgaaattcagacatttcaaattgatttgataAGAACTTATTTACGCCATCAACACACTTTCGAGCTCTTGCACCCACTTCAAACAAGGTGCACTAATGCTTTTAACTtagcagcttcagtgaagagTTTAGCTTAAAAAGGCAGCGTAAATACCGTCTCCTCAAATCAGTTTGGGTTCTCTGGGTTTACAGGGACTTGGATTGTGCCTGACAAGCTGAATGGTACCATTTAAAActcaacagacattttaaagtcaTCATCTGCTTTACGCTGCAACGTAGTTTTGCCGTGAAGCAAGTAGATTATCAAACTTCCCCTGTcttttgaattttaatttttgtgcGAACTGTTACTTTAACGCTACACATTTGCTGCTGTCgtgtctgtatttttcttcagaCTGAGCTTTAGAGTTTACCTATTATAGATCACGTGCAGCCTGTACCTTTTATCAAATCAATGACGGATCACTGGCAGAGTAAACACACTGGAGTCCACGTAGGTGTCAATATTAGCATGGACACGTGACGACTGCGAGCTCGTATCCTCACACTGTGTCCATGGCGACGGGCAGACAGAGGCGCTGAGGAAACATATATTCTGTAAATGTAGAGAAGTCCTGATACGAGTGCACCAACACTGCATATCAGATTCTGCCCCAGGACACTGAGCTCTTGTGCATTGACCTGGCTGCTACAGCACTGCAGGCCCGGACGATTACCTGATTCTGCTGCCAGGCAGCCAGGTGGATGCTGAGGCCCAATTTGCCTGTGGCGTCATGTGGTCCTGGCAGCGGACCCATAAATCCATTAGgccttttgtctgcttttgtctcAGGACTTGAACGCCTCAGCGGGGGCTACAACCAGCATTTAGAGGCCGACCACACTGAGGTCTCTGAAGCATTACACTCCCTCACATCACAGAAATCACAGCTCACCAACTTTGGTTTTAACGCCGGCCTCTGAACATCAGCCGAGTCAAACCAGGTCAGTGCTACAGTTCATACATATGGATGCTCAATgttctgaaacacacatgtgcactcGAGCACACAAACTGATCCGAGGCTGCAGAGTGTGAGGAAGTGGATGGAAGATATTATTCTTTCAAGTGTCGATCACACTGAACATTAATTCATGATGAGCCTGTTTGGCATCACGCTGAGAAGCCCCGAGGCAAAGTAAACAGGACGGAGAGGATTCCCTACTTTTGGGACAATagcttcatcttcttctttatctAAACTAACGACAGCCAGCTCGCACCACAACACTCCCTCGCTTTCATGCACAACACCAGAGCGGTCCGTCTTCACGTGAACCAGTTTAATCCCACACGTctgcatgtattttttattaccGTCGCTTCGATGCTGCTTTACTTTTAATGGTTGGATGTCAGAGGCTTAACGTGATATGATCTCATTGAGAAAATGAGATCCCCTGTGAAGACTCAGCCCGTCGACTCCTATCGCTTACAGAGCCTTCAACTCAGGATGAACTCAAGGGTTTGGACCCCGTTTGCATGTCGAGATGTTTAACGCACTAATGCAAGACACGCACGCAAACTAACCTCGACCGGCACTCCACCAGCTGAACTAGATTAACTTAAAGATTCTCAGCTGTAGCTGCATCGGAGCAGATATCTAACACACCATGTCAGAACTTAATGTGACCTGATCTGGAGGTTTTATCGGGGTGTTTCTCCTGTATGCAATAGCACAAAGCAGTCAGTTGATGGCAATATTGTATTCCTTTTTGTAgatttgattgttttctcacttttttgAACTATCAACTCTTCACATTTGAGCTGACGTGcaggagggatgaggagagtCAGCGGTGAGAAGGGCAGCAGCAGATTTACAGTAAATTCAGATACTCAGCACCTGCAGCTCCGACGGAAATAGGTCAGAATAATCATGTGTAACAGCTCGAGTTATAAGTGGATATTCTACCTATAGCTGTGAGATACGTCTCTACTTTACTCCTCGGGATGAACtcagtcattttgtttgaaTCCTTGAGCTGTGTGACTTTTTGTTAACCTCacagctgaaaggaaaaaaatgtacgTCTTGgtctgaaaaacaagaaaacactccTCATATGTACACTTCTAACTTTGTGAAAAGGGATTATTAAATTCATCTTCTCTTGATTATATAGTTTTGGCGGGTAAACAGCCTCTCACAACGCTGTTCTGCAGTTGCCATATGTTCAATAGATTCCACATAATAAGATCCAATAATAGCCTTCAATCAGACCGCGTCCTGTCGGTACTAATTCACCACAAGCTGTGTTTTAGAGGCAGCCGCATCACAATAGACATCACGCTCTCAAAGGGAACGCACAAAAGCGCTGGATGTTCGAACGTTATTGACAGCAACAGTTGGCTGACCGGAGGCAgcgggaggggaaaaaaaacacacatgatggGCAAACAAAAGGCTAAGTGGACGACCAGATCTCAGCCAGCAGCTGTAAATTACTTCACAGggcagggaaggagggaggagagcgcCATTTGGGAAACACCAGCCCTGTTGGAATgacatttaaagggacagttcacccccagaatcataaatacatatttgtcAATCTTAGCTAGAGTCATTTATCCGACCTCGATCGAGGGGGGGAAGAACAAACCTTTTGCCTTGGAGAGCCGAGGCTGAAATGTAATGGTGGGTCACGACCCCAAAAAGAAACCACATGTCGTCATGGGTCAAGATGCAAAATGGTTCCAGGACCCCAAAGACTTCCTGTGCAAAGTGACTGTCGACCATGTTGAGATGATGGAAAATGATTAAAGAACACTTGATTGAattaattctttgttttttctgactctggactgttttggtgtgagttgtgGAGTTTAGGAGACATCAGCTGTCACAGACGTCGGCCTGTTCTTCAATATAATGAAACTACAGATGGCGCTCGGCTTGTTGGTGCTCGAGGGGCCAAATAAATATATTCGAAGAGCTCAACAGCCGtgtttctttccagaaatcatgacccggttACTCCACTCTGTGACAAACAACACGTTTGTGATGCGAACAGGTTCTGCAGCTTTTGTTCATCAAGATAATCATCACAGCTGAACACCGCCTGTGTAAATTAACTGTGTggcagtaagaagctaatgctaggctacaaacagacgacatcacggtcacatgacttcaacatctccaccactaagagtcttactgcacaattactatccaggttttctgtaaactg is a window from the Acanthopagrus latus isolate v.2019 chromosome 5, fAcaLat1.1, whole genome shotgun sequence genome containing:
- the neflb gene encoding neurofilament, light polypeptide b isoform X1, whose amino-acid sequence is MQILSAVSPATFLDVVQPVSQAMTSIGFDPYFPSSYKRRVVVRNVGYGAGGGIGSRSAYSTHSAPITSYASSRRSYPTHARAVSSYSSVLSAPVSAAATELRLDQAAQVSSEFKSIRTQEKAELQDLNDRFASFIERVHELEQQNKLLETELLLLRQRQTEPSNIRALYEHEIRQLRAAVEEARHEKQAAQDHRDEMENVLRNMQKRYEDEVLGREEAEGRLMDARKEADEAELGQAELEKRVGTLLDELAFLKRLCESEIAELQAQIQYSADVSVEMEITKPDLSAALRDIRVQYEKLAQQNLQAAEDWFCSKMNVMTVSATRNTDSARSAKDEAGDYRRLLKSKTLEIDACREMNHALENQLQEVEAKQSAEISALQDTIGQLEDELRANKNDMARYLKDYQDLLNVKMALDIEIAAYRKLLEGEENRLNVAAPGSFMYAAPSYGRSQFSFQSQLSSAAPYLLSSRLYTSSLSTEETISASKAQQAEASPPKEEEQEEEEEQVEEEEKEEEEQGEEEEAEAQAEEDQGEEGEEEEAEAEEKEEEKEEGEEEAEGEG
- the neflb gene encoding neurofilament, light polypeptide b isoform X2, with translation MQILSAVSPATFLDVVQPVSQAMTSIGFDPYFPSSYKRRVVVRNVGYGAGGGIGSRSAYSTHSAPITSYASSRRSYPTHARAVSSYSSVLSAPVSAAATELRLDQAAQVSSEFKSIRTQEKAELQDLNDRFASFIERVHELEQQNKLLETELLLLRQRQTEPSNIRALYEHEIRQLRAAVEEARHEKQAAQDHRDEMENVLRNMQKRYEDEVLGREEAEGRLMDARKEADEAELGQAELEKRVGTLLDELAFLKRLCESEIAELQAQIQYSADVSVEMEITKPDLSAALRDIRVQYEKLAQQNLQAAEDWFCSKMNVMTVSATRNTDSARSAKDEAGDYRRLLKSKTLEIDACREMNHALENQLQEVEAKQSAEISALQDTIGQLEDELRANKNDMARYLKDYQDLLNVKMALDIEIAAYRKLLEGEENRLNVAAPGSFMYAAPSYGRSQFSFQSQLSSAAPYLLSSRLYTSSLSTEETISASKAQQAEASPPKEEEQEEEEEQVEEEEKEEEEQGEEEEAEAQAEEDQGEEGEEEEAEAEEKEEEKEEGEEEAEGEGEAEAGEKEEAGEKGDEGDGGEEGEAQEEEDAEKKEDEGDDEGEKVEEEPDKEEEGEAKEKDGKKTDKKV